The region GGACATAGACCTGTTGGAGAGCAAACTCCACTTCTCTCTGAGAAACCTGCCAAAGGCCAAAGCCTCGTTGACTGCTGCAAGGACAGCGGCGAATGCCATctatgttccaccagctcagcagggCACTATTGATCTGCAGAGTGGAATCCTTCACGCAGAAGAAAAGGATTACAAAACTGCTTACAGCTACTTCTTTGAAGCATTTGAAGCTTTCAATGCACTGGATGACCCAAGAGCTATCTTCAGCTTGAAGTACATGCTCTTGTGCAAGATAATGGTTAACCAAGCTGATGATGTTGCTGGAATAATCTCTTCTAAGGCTAGCCTAAAGTATGTCGGTCCGGATGTTGATGCTATGAAAGCTGTAGCTGATGCCTACTCTAAAAGATCTCTCAAGTACTTTGAAACTGCCCTCCGTGATTTCAAAGCCCAGCTTGAGGAGGACCCTATTGTTCACAGGCATCTTTCCTCTCTGTATGATACCCTCCTGGAGCAGAATCTGTGCAGGTTGATTGAGCCCTACTCGAGGGTGGAGATTGGGCATGTTGCACAGATGATTGAATTGGCGGTTGATGATGTTGAGAAGAAGCTGTCGCAGATGATTCTAGACAAGAAATTTGCTGGTACTCTGGATCAAGGTGCTGGTTGCCTCATTATCTTCGAGGATCAGAAGACAGAGGCCATCTTCCCTGCTACACTAGAAACCATTTCAAATGTCGGAAAGGTCGTGGACAGTCTTTACATGAGGTCGGCTAAGATCATGGCTTGAAAGTTGCTAAGCATGTGATAAGCTGTTTGGTATGGGTTCAGCCTTTTCAGTTCCTTTGCTTTCTTTAAGACATGTAATCCTGCATATTGGTACTTGATTTTGCATGTTGGTCGTTATATTGGATCATAGAAAAATCCATCTTGCTCATGAACTGGATCAATTTGTTGTTTTTATGTGGTGGATGTACCGACACTAGCTTGTCCAAACATAAATCATTAGTTCTCTCACTTGCTTTGGTTGGTATGTTACTTGTGCTGTTATATCTTTGGGATTTCCATCAGTGTTGAAACTGGGCCTAACATTTATCATAGTATTTGTCAGAGTTGTTAATGCTGTTATGGCATTCCCTTTCAGTTACTGTCTTGTGTGGTTCCTGTCTGGCTACTCTGTTCTTTTATGGTTCTGGGTCGTATGTTCTATTGGGCTTGTGACTGATGAACAAGTGATCATGTGAATTCGTCAGCCATGCATTTGTTGATGCAGATTTCTGATCGAAGTCAAGGTGCTTCTTTTTTGGCTGATCATTAAACAGAGTTGATGATGCTTAGTACTCGTACAAGTCACAACGAAGCCAGTAGGTATCTTAaatctctactactattaaacaagcaaacatattcatCGCTAAGTGCACCCACACTAATCTACACAGAACAGTACGGACCAATTGCAGCCTCAGATCAGGATCATTTAATTTAATCTAACGATTAAGATTACACTAAGCCTCACCCCAAATTGCGTTTAGCGATTTTCCTGGGCGGACGAAAACTCTGCCGCCCGCATTGGTTCAGCCATATACGAGGAAAAAAAGGCAAGATATGATACAGGAGAAACAACACGATCGGGGAGGCGGCGCATCTTCGGGGAGGATAAGAGGACAGGGGAGGAGAAGTAAGGCCTGGTGGCTGCTAAGGAGGTGCTCGCCGGCGAGCGGGCTCCGGCGGCCCCTAGCTCGCGGAGTTGGATCGGGGCGCATCCCCGCGGCCGTGGTTGTACTCGCTACGCCGCCTGCCCAAAAGAACCGGTGCTCCCCGCCGCCTGCCTCTCTTGCCCACGTGAAGCTACCACTCCCTTCCTCCTCCGCCAGCCCCAAGAGTGCCCACCCCGTTGCCCGATCGGCTGCACCAGCGCCCTGCCGGTGGCGCTCGTCGGCCCTCCCCGCCGGCCCCGCGCCGTACCCGTCGTCTCCTCAATCTGTTGTCAGGGGACATGCCAGCGCCCTCCCAGTGGCCCTCGCCGACCCTCCCCGCCGTCCCCGTGTCGTATCCGCCATCTCCCCAATCCGCAGCTAGAGGACACGCCAAGAAGCTTCAGTCATGAGGCCGTCGCGCCGGAGGTCTTCCATCTCAGATTTGTTTTCTTTACGGTATTTCCTCAGTGATGTGATGCTTCAACTTCTCTTCCGGTGCTTCTCAAATTGATGTAACCAAGAGTATGTCGTGGATCACCATTTTAGATTCTGAAATTTATTGTCATCTACCCGTCGTTCTGaacttcatttgtcatttttcagCGATGCACATCTTTACTGTCAGGTTTATAGTCATCAAGCAGTCCTAAATTTTAAGGTTATATCAACATTTATATTCTTGATTACAGGGTGTTGTCAAGAATTTCATCATGGCCACTGCTTTCCCACCGAGGTATTTGCCGCATGCAGCCATGCACAAGTGTCGTCACTTGCATCTCCTCTGTGCGTTCCCGTCATTCCATGCCGCACGAGGCTGCAGTCACCACACCCTTGAGTAGGTAATTCATCAATTGATAGTTTTTGTCCCTGCCGTGACTTGCATCTTTCTACCTTGCTTCAAATTTAATTTGATTGAATGTCAAATAAAGATCAACTTTATCTCTGATTGATTCATGGAAGTGCAAGCTGAATTATATTCAGGATATTCTGATTATTACTTCCAAGTTATATTCTAACACAATGTCTTTGGTTTAACAACTTGCAAGTGTTTCTTGTACTGATGTTAACCTCATAAAAAAGACTCCCAGGTGGACATCTGCTATAAATAATCAGGTACTGCTTTCCATTATCAAATTCAAATGCTCAGTGAAACTATCCAATGGATGGACTGGTTGTTTAACACTGAATCATCAACACTTTATTCTCATCTTATCTCCTCTTCCATTCACTGAAACATCTGCAGTGCACGCTTGTTACTTCTTTGACTGCTTGAACATAAATATTGAGAAAACTCAATTTTCTATGGGCATGAATAATCTTTCGATTCATACATAAAATCAAAATGTGGTTCCAGTTCCAGGAGGTATGGCATGATTTCTCTGCtggcgtgtgtgtgtgttgcttgtttgtctGTTGCCGGCTGGATTGCACAGCGGCGATGCCGGGAGCCGGGGGTCATTGGAAAAGTGAGATGCCGACGTCACTCAAAACGATCCTTGCATGGTATTGACAGAATCATCCACAAATTATTTGATGGCATTGACCCTTGCTTGGCACGTGCTTAGCATTGACTGAATCCTACATTGGCGAGCTTGTATCCCGACCAACCTCTTTGTCTTCATTTTTTAGAAGCTAACTCACTTGGTTTGTGCGCTCCAATTTGCATATAGAGAGGTTCAGATGTCTGGCCAGCTAGGCACTGCCTATTTCTCTAAACCTGAAAATTCAAAAATCACTTTAGTTTTCACTAACACAGCTAGGGCCAACACCTGCTATCAAGAGAGCCTCAACAGTGGACGGGGTGGCGGAGTAGTCACGTACCAACAATACAGTAACTGCTAGCTATACTTCTGGAGCAAATTCTTTGTCGTAGTCATCAGGCCGCAGATGGCGTTGCCGGGATACACGCCCACCAAGGTCTCCGGCCATATAGGCCCATGAGGGATCCAGGGTGTTGCTCTATGCAGCATCATGACCACAATGGTGACTttgttttgaaaatactatttgaatGGCATCACAACATTGAGTACACATTTTTTTTTCAACAGTTGCTTTATTTTTATACCATGTGAATCTCCCTGGGTTAGAGCTTGAGACGTGCGTTACACACGGTTAATTTTTCACGATTTATTGTTGTTGCTATTTCCCACGAGGTACTTGATAAAAAGTGTTCGGCGTGTGGTGCTCTTCAATGACTTGTTCTCTTTTGAAGAGCAAGCAATAGAGCATGAGAGTGCCGTGATCCTCCAAATTCCTGCTCGCTTCTATACCCGTATATCTGTTATTTTTGACTGATTTTATTCCCTTGAATGCTACATAAGAGGTGTCTTTGCAGAGCTTAAGAACAATTTATTTGGTTGGAGCTAACTAATACTGTATTGCAAAGGGCCAGACAGCCAACCAACTACAAATGGACTGCCCGAATTTATCCATGTGTTGGAATAGATGATATTTGATGATTTGAACCTTGCAACGGTAGGGTTTCCACATGTATCTACCTCAATTTATTTGATGATACTTGTTGAAAGATATTTCTAATACTTTAGTGCATGTGATATATTATTTTAGATAGTAGTACTACTTTAATGTGGTGTGTTACATTTTAGCTGGCAAATGGGTTAAATTCATCTACGCATCAGGTCATCAGCACTCAGTATCTCTGTGTTCTTGACATACAAAAACTATTCGTGTGTGAACTCTTGAAGTAAAATACCATATTGTCTGCTTGATTGTTATTGTAGTTAACAAAATGTTTAAAAATTTAGCAAAAACATACAACATCCAGTAATATAGTACTTATTAGCATCTATCGTGATTATCAACATTTATATTTGTAAGACATGTGTTGCACATGCATGTTTATACTGTTTTAAGTTTTCAACTGCAGGGGTGTGAGACTTTAGCATGCTCTGTACATAAGCAGGGAGTTCAGGGGCAGAACTGAAGGTAGACTCGGGTGCAGTTATCCACTCCTACTTGCTTTCACTAGAACAACATATTACACTGTGAAAGCAAGATCATGCACTGGCATCCGGTTTTATTACTCCACAGATGTGGGTCATCGGCCATGACAAAATATGGGATAACAAATATTATGGATACAAGATGGCAACATAAACTTCGCAATTTTATGATTTGTGATCTCGTAGATTTTTGCCATGCGGAGGACAAATAATTCTGGCTATATGCACTGGAGTTTAATCCATGTATGTGAACTAATTAGATATCGATCTATGTAAATTTGGAGAATCATATGTGTTTGAGATGATTTGAGAGTGCCCTTACCGGCCGTGTAGGTCCATGGTAATTCGATTGTTCTGATTTGTGTTCCATTTTTACTTAACGTAGATGTATTTTCACTATTAAGTGTAATAATTAATAACTATTGGATGTGTTCCGCAACGCGATACGCGATGAGTGGGATTTTCCTTGGCATGAGCGGAGATGCCTTCGAATTACTAAGTTTTATTTGGTTGTCTGTTTCATGTGTTAGTTCTGTATTGTACCAATGTTCATTCAAATGAAAATGCAAGGTACTACAATGATGAATGTATGATATTTCCATAAAATTAATAAATTATAGGACATTGAAATGTAGGGGTTGAGGTTTAGAGGTCTGCTGGAGTTAAACAAATTGTAAGTGAGGATCTTTATAGGTGAGTCCCTATGCGTTGATTGATGGAAAATGTTTTAGGGGACCTATGAGAGTTTCTCTGACTCCGGTTCATGACTCCTTGGAAATCCTCCCAACCATTCCTGTTTACACTAAAAAACATATTTTGTTAcccttttaattattatttttaaaaatttCTTTAGTGAATTCAACTTCATCATACGGAACTACTGAGCAGCCGACACCCACTAGCCGAACATTGGACGATGCTTTGATCCAGCGGTCGGCCTCCTCTTTGTGACATGCATGTACGGTCAGATCAGTAGCATCGTCCAGACATCGGCTGCACACCGTCGTGTGTATAGCAGCGCTCTTCATCATATAACCGAGTTTTGCTTTGAGCACGCATGACGGCCACACGACAAGAGCTGGGAAGGAGGCAGAGTTCATAAAGTACATGTTCGACCGTGACAACCCCAAGCATGTGTCCGCGTACTTGATGATGAGGTGACCAGGTGAATACGACTCATGAGAGTGCGAGCTTTGAAAGAGGATAAGTAGAACACATATTAGTCGCGAGGGAACGCAAGAATTTTgtttctcctgttgcaacgcacgaacACATTTACTTGATTAAACATAAATAAAATTAATAAAACTTTTTTTATATTTGAGagtcgtgcattgcacgtgcatgcttactagtatgTTATATACTCCTTATATATGTCGCAGACAGTAGATACAAGAATGCATTCACATGTGCTGCATCTGTTGCAGTTCTCCTGGTAATAACGTCTGACATGAATTACGCTGCTACCCGTGCAACGTAGCAGTAAGTGTTATTATCCAACAATTGCGCTAGATTATTTCTCTGTGAATGTCTCAGGAACCATGTAAAATTTGCCACAGTTTAGGCATCTCTTCTCAATTATAAGCACCCAAATACAGTAAGCAGTCATTAAACAAAATACCAACGTGACACAAGGCTTTATGGGGTCATGTCATGGGCTTCTCGAGCAACGCCGAGACGTACCACTCGTTCCTCTCCGCGCCCAGGTCGAGCTTCCGGCTGGCCTTCCACCGGAGCCGGTGGAAGCCGACGCGGTCGAGGATGGGCACGTACGTGGAGTTGAGCTGCGGGCCGAGGCAGAAGAAGTGGTCGAGCCAGAAGACGCCGCCGGGCCGGAGCACCCGGTAGATATCAAAGAACGCGAACTCGAGCACGGCGGCGGGCACCGAGTTGGTGAGCACGTGCatggagtgcacgatgtccagcacGCCGTCGGCGAAGGGGAGTCGCTGCACGAGGCTGATGTGCAGCGGCACCAGCCCGCGCGACGCGACGAACCGGTTGAAGGGCGCGTCCAGGTCCAGAGTCGTGGTCACCACGGTCACGTTGCGCTCGCGCATCCGCGCCGCGAAAGTGCCGGTCCCGCCGCCGATGTCCAGGCCGATGCGCACGGTGCCCGGCGGCCTGGACTGCAGCACGCCGTCGATGCTGAACCCAGGGCCGCCGTTGTCGgtcagccaccgccgccgctccttgCCCGCCAGGTCGAAGCAGTCCTTGCAGTCGTACGACCCGCCCCTGCTGTGCGCGCGCTCCACGAGGCAGGTGTAGTTCTTGCACGTGTACGGGGACCAGTTCACGGTCGTGTCGGCCGGGATTGACCAGAGGCTCGCCGGGAGCGGCTTCGGCTCGACGTACCTCGCCGGGGATCGCGGCCTGCAGCGCCGGCGCGGCAGCGGCTCGCACCCCTTGAGCATGAGCTGCAGTGCGAGGGCCTCGTCGTCGGGGCATTCGCCGCTCGCGTTGTACGTCATGTACTGCGTGAGCTCCTCCTGGAAGTTGCGGCACGCGAAGCCCAGGCCCGGGAAGAGCTCGTCGGTGCCGAAGTTGACAGAGTAGCCGAGGGGGAGCCGGTGGGGCTCGATGGCCATCTTGAGCTCGCCCGTGGGCTCCTCGGGCCAGCCATTGAAGTCCTGGACCGCCGGCGTATCGCCGTGGACGGCGCCGAGCTTGGCGAGCACGGACTCGAGGAGGAGCGAAGACGTCCCGCACTGCCCCCGGAGGAAGGCCAGCTCCGCGCGTGCCAGCGAGAGCGCGTCGCGGGTGGCGTTGAGGTCCCGGAGGAGCGCCGTGGAGTCCCAGAGGTGGATGCTCGGCGCGGAGGCGGGCATGTTGAGCGACAGCGACGCGCCGGAGAAGAGGTACACCGAGACGAGGTTCgtggcgatgacgacgaagagcatcTTCAGCTTGGCGTGCCGAAGCGCCGGCCGCGCCGATCGGTGCCCGTGGCTGTCCACGCCGCCGCCCATCGCCGcgccgagctgttgctgctgcgagTGCGAGGTGGTGGTGATCCGGTGCTTTGCCCCGTGCATGACCACACTTGCTGCGCGCTCGCGGCCTGAAGATCGGCAACAACTAGCTCTAGCAGTCTAGTAGTATTCCTCGAGATCGGCGACGCTCCCCTTGCTACGCTACGCTGTTTCCGCATTATCGCAGCCGGAAACTGCTACCCAGTGTACGTGCTACTTCAGTTCATTATGCATCTGCATCTGACATGCATGCCAAAACGGTGGCTGACAATTTAATCCGGGGTTTAGAAAATTACAAGTGAAGCTTTGAGGCGCACTACTTTTGACTTTGGATGTGTGACTGGTTGCTTTTGGGGGGAGAAAAGGGTGCCAATTTTGCTTCGAAAGGCATGCTGTGGCCGGATCCACAAGTCGGCGAGAGATGCGTGTTAAGCAAGAGGGAAAAAACTacggaaacactaacgcccacatgtgtgggcgttctTCAACTCACCCACACGTTTAGATGGTCGTTGATTGTATTTTACACGAATCTTGACACGAAAAGGTGGATTTGTTGTGCCACGTAGaacggggctggtgtgtgggcgttgaaGAGTTTGCTCACACGCCCCGTATCACGCTGTTGCCAGCTGcgctgtgtgggcgaactagtttctgcccacacagccaCCACCTAGTCCATGCGGTGTGGCGAACTaattttcgcccacacgacactcttaagttgtggatggcaactgcagttacgcgaacATGGCAATTAGGTAAAcaaacatggcaactgtgattcttttgctagacggcaactgcagttgcgcatatgtggcaaccagataaacacacatgcCAACTGCGATTAACtgtacatggcaactatggttggaccacacatggcaactaggtaaacgcacatggcaactactgtttgaccatgtgtggcaagtagttaatcacacacgacaaCTACGGTTTGATTACACGCAGCAACTATCATAAATTAGGCAGTTAATCAAAACAtatagagttgccatgcttttacaactacacttgccatcccggataactacatctgccaaccaggatggcaactaaatcgtcatcccgcgggtacctaacgtagctgcaccaggacgtgtgggcatttttgcttcgtgccGCACGCGCGGGATGGAGAAGAGTACTACTTGttgggcgtgtggcacgaagtagccgcggccacacgtgtgggcaattctaataTGCGCCCACGCACACCCCGTGTGGGCTTCCTCCTGCACACACCATACACGGTGTGTGGCCAGACcctttaacgcccacacgtgtgggtgttatcGGCGTCCAGGGAGTAAGCCCTATATATCTAGCATATCCAATTTATTTTCCTCGAAGGTTGTGTCTAGGTCTCAGTTgactgagacttaaccaagtctaAGTCAAGCGATATAGCATGTAAGAAAGAAACttaaaaagaaaaaaattgcaTGGATCTCAACATAAGATTCTATTAATATAGCATCGATTAAGACTTGGTTAAGGTTCAATCGACTGAGACTTAGCAATCCCGTTCCTGGAAATGACTTTCCCCCCTAAAACCTATCTCGTTGCCTCAATTTTAGTCCAGCCTCAACCGTTTTGCGCTGCATCCCACTTGCGCGGAGCTTTTGCGCCCAACCTCGACGTTGCGGGTCGTCCCGGCCCTAATGATCAACAGGATGGAAAGCCCCACCCTTGCCGCACCTCTGGCCACCCTCGCTAGCATTGGAGACCCACCGTCGGCCACAAATTCGGTGTCACAACCACTAAAACGCCGGCGGGAAGGCAATAACATCATCGACAACTATTTGTCACCAGCGACTGTCGTCACTTTTGCGCCGCCACAACCTCCCGACCGCCCTTTGACCAACCGACCAGCAAACTTGAGAGTTGAGAGTCGACCGTAGGCCAATGCGGTGGACAGCACGACGTCGGTGGTGAATACGAAGAAGGTTGTGGTCGCCCCGACGCTTCCTCCTCGCCCTCTCGCGGTGCCTGTGAAAGTGCATCTCATCCCCTAGGTGGATTTTTATAATTAATGTCAATATATCTCAAGAAACTAATGCCTATTACAACTTCATCTCAGGAAAGTTCTTCAGGTTGCAATAAAAGAAATGGAAGGGTGACCCCATAATTTTACATGAAGACATGTGTTGGCCAAGCTCAAGGATTCTTCATTTTATTTAAGTgatcacactgagtccataggCATGTTGATACTATCAAAATGGGATAAGGATATTATGATGAGTCTCTTTCTCTTTGTGTTTAAAGATCAACTTCCAAAAGCCCTAAAATGCCCAGATTTCCTCCACTATATCTACCCAACTTTCATACTTTGAAGTTGTTGAGCTCTTCAAGTCAAAACCGTCAAGTAGTTCACCAGATTTAGTTGTTGCAACAGCCTAGCTTTTCAAATGTGACAACCATGTTGCCCTCTTAGAATTTCTAAAGCTCTCCGACCGAAATTTCAGAAGTGGTTATGGAGAATGTGCCACTGCTAATGTATGTACCTCGGAGCCTCCGAGCCGCTTCCATTCGTACTGGCCGGGTCATTTGAAAGTTGGCGCTTTCTGTACATGTCGGAGCCTCCGAGCTGATCACTCCAGAGCTTTCGAGTTGTGTAATAAAGTGGGCAATGGTCAAATTTCTTGTCCAGACTATTTATGCCCTACCTATCCCATATGTTCACTCAAAGCAAACCGCACTCATATCATATATGTTCTGAGAGAGGACTCCACCTCCTTTGTGCTTATTTCAAATGGATTTCTACACCAAGAATCAAAGTCAATCCTTTGAGATCTAATCCCATCTTGCTTTTCCGCTCCTACATCTCCAATCCAAAGTCAGATCTTGTGAGAGTTTTGAGTGTTGAGGAtatttgaaacacaagagcaagaGATTCATCACCAAGCAACCTCCCATCATGTTATTCTTGGCGGGTGTGCGCCTCCTAGTCTCGCTAGGTGTGAGTCTTCAGGTCTATGAAGAAACCAAGAAGTTTGTGAGGGTTCAGAGATCGCctagttcgtgaagatctacccatagtgaggctagtccttcgtgtGCATAAGCCATGATGAAATAGGTTGGTTGctcctttgtggacccttcgtgggtgagtGTCCTCCGTGGAATGTACCCAGTGGGATCTCGCAATTGTGATCCTTGTGATATTAGATCCTTAGTGGATTGAAGCCTTCATCAACGTGATGTAAGATAGCACCAACTATTTGAACCAAGGGGAAATCTTCACTGATTCTGACTATGTTGTATCTCTCTAACTCTACCTTGTTGCTTACACTTGCATGTCTTTATTTTTCCACTGCCAATACTCTTGTAGACTTTCATGTGTACGGTGCTCGATAGATTAATACAAGAACTTAAAATTGTCAAGGAAACTAAAATTTGGGAGAAGTGTCCCTTTTTCCTTTGTAGTATATCCCAACTAATAGCATGGGAATAATACCCAGATGTATTTTGCCTTATATAATGAttgtgcatcatttgcattgcataagcattaattaattaattatgacTATTTTATAAATGGAAAATAAACGTTCTTTAGTTGATCTTTCTACGTGTTAAGAGTTAGCATCTACGAGCTTCATTCTTCTTTGTTCGGTGCGTCGACCTCTGCTGACGGAGTTGAGATTCATACGGTATGACAAGAAATTGCTGACAAGCATCTTGGATGGCTAACACACCATTCTCCAACCTCCACATTGAGGCCTCTTCCCcttgctcaacgtcaacacaatgtggTTGTAGACTGTGACgggattgtcttcaacaaggtcatTGGAGGTTGTAGGAATCAATTGCTTCCTTTGTGTTCTGGCCATGTCGATGGAGGCTTCGTTTGCAAAAAAAAGGACTTGGTTGTGGTTTTGTTTCCTTCATGGTCCTTTGTGAATTGTTGTAACAATATAGCAAATATAATGCTAGCTTTATGGGGCATTTTGATTCCTCCCTTGTTTCAAAAGACAAAATACATATCCTATATCATGAATCCTATTACTTCCATGGATTGTGATCGCTAGTTTTTTTAGAGAGAAATAGTCAAAGCTTTATTGCATAACATTCATATCGATACACAAATTATCATGTGGAGTGCATAGCTAGAGAAGGCGACCGAGATATAAAAATGTTGTCATCGACGCCGGGATGTGTTCCTCCCCATTTGCGTCACGCCGTCCGTGAGAGAACTCGCTCTCCAAAAACCTATACCTTTGTGTTTCGATCTCCTTAATGGTCATGCATTAATGCCTAGTCTGTTGCGCATTCTTATTATCGTTTATTACACCTCAAGCAATCCGAGGTAAAATTTACCATCAGAAACCTCTTAGGTGAGTAAGCCGGCATGCCTAAACGGGCCTCCCCATTTGCGCATTCTTATTTTCGGGCTGGGTCGGGCCAGGTCGTTctggccgggctgcccatggccaggactagAAGAGAGAGACAAAGGGGCATGGCTGTGACGCGGGTTTGTCTCGTGTGTAGGGAGATCGAACACGGTGTCGCCTCAAGGGATGCtttaaatgggccggcctactaggaagATACGTATGTGTTGCTTTGTTACCTCTGTGTTGATTCTTTCATTTTTCTTTAATTTAATTTATATTCCAAAATTTACTTACTCGGTTCTAAAAACTACTCACCGCACATTACAACTGTtcataaaatgaaaaaaatatttgcacaacttttcaaaaatgttcttgACATTTAATAAACGTGCAtgcgttccaaaaacatgtttgacATTATAAGAAAAAAATTATGCAATGCAAAAATTGTGTAATTAGAAACAATTGTTTCGttccattcaaaaaatgttctatgCATTGTTTTTAAACGTTCATACGtttaaaaaataattttcatgataTTTTGAGAAATTATATGTACCATTCAAAAATTTGTTAGTGACATTTTCAAAAACATATTCTAGGCAAAGGCTCACATGTTTAAAATAATGTTCACGATATATTTAGAAAATATTTGTACATTGTTAAAAAAATGTATAATTTTCAAAAAAGTAGCAATTTTTTAAAAATGTTAGTCACatttcaaaatattttcacgtgtttcCAAAATATGTTCATCTCTTCTTGAAATATCAAATACGTTTATACAACATAAAAAATGTGTGCATATTTTTAGGAAAATGTTTCCTACCTATTGAAAAAACGATTCATCTGTGTACAAAAAATGtacaacatgtatttgaaaaaaaaagacaaaaaaataagaagaaaaaccaATGAAACCCATAGAGAAAAACACAGTAAAAGAAAAGATAAAACCCCATGGAATTTTTCCGAAACCGGTGAATGTTTCACGAACTGCTGTTCCCAAACCTTCCCAAAACTGCTTGACTAGGCCGGCCCCCTAAGACGGCAAGACAGCAAGCGCTAGAGGCGAAGCGGAGCTACGTCTGCAATAAGAGAAATATAGACCCCGGGGCTGGCACCTATTTGGCGTCTTAAGCGGGGAAATCCTATTTGGCGCTTATGCGCCGGTTCGCCAACT is a window of Triticum dicoccoides isolate Atlit2015 ecotype Zavitan chromosome 2B, WEW_v2.0, whole genome shotgun sequence DNA encoding:
- the LOC119364383 gene encoding 26S proteasome non-ATPase regulatory subunit 11 homolog; translated protein: MSSSMESSYLPATTESIAMAQEAKNASESISILYRVIQDPSSSADALRTKELAITNLTNYLTEESRAEELRNLLTQLRPFFSLIPKAKTAKIVRGIIDAVSKIPGTSDLQISLCKEMVEWTRAEKRTFLRQRVEARLAALLLENKEYTEALTLLTGLIKEVRRLDDKLLLVDIDLLESKLHFSLRNLPKAKASLTAARTAANAIYVPPAQQGTIDLQSGILHAEEKDYKTAYSYFFEAFEAFNALDDPRAIFSLKYMLLCKIMVNQADDVAGIISSKASLKYVGPDVDAMKAVADAYSKRSLKYFETALRDFKAQLEEDPIVHRHLSSLYDTLLEQNLCRLIEPYSRVEIGHVAQMIELAVDDVEKKLSQMILDKKFAGTLDQGAGCLIIFEDQKTEAIFPATLETISNVGKVVDSLYMRSAKIMA
- the LOC119364384 gene encoding uncharacterized protein LOC119364384, encoding MRPSRRRSSISDLFSLRVLSRISSWPLLSHRGICRMQPCTSVVTCISSVRSRHSMPHEAAVTTPLSSVSCTDVNLIKKTPRWTSAINNQGCETLACSVHKQGVQGQN
- the LOC119367873 gene encoding uncharacterized protein LOC119367873; translation: MHGAKHRITTTSHSQQQQLGAAMGGGVDSHGHRSARPALRHAKLKMLFVVIATNLVSVYLFSGASLSLNMPASAPSIHLWDSTALLRDLNATRDALSLARAELAFLRGQCGTSSLLLESVLAKLGAVHGDTPAVQDFNGWPEEPTGELKMAIEPHRLPLGYSVNFGTDELFPGLGFACRNFQEELTQYMTYNASGECPDDEALALQLMLKGCEPLPRRRCRPRSPARYVEPKPLPASLWSIPADTTVNWSPYTCKNYTCLVERAHSRGGSYDCKDCFDLAGKERRRWLTDNGGPGFSIDGVLQSRPPGTVRIGLDIGGGTGTFAARMRERNVTVVTTTLDLDAPFNRFVASRGLVPLHISLVQRLPFADGVLDIVHSMHVLTNSVPAAVLEFAFFDIYRVLRPGGVFWLDHFFCLGPQLNSTYVPILDRVGFHRLRWKASRKLDLGAERNEWYVSALLEKPMT